The following proteins are co-located in the Phaenicophaeus curvirostris isolate KB17595 chromosome 12, BPBGC_Pcur_1.0, whole genome shotgun sequence genome:
- the SKOR1 gene encoding LOW QUALITY PROTEIN: SKI family transcriptional corepressor 1 (The sequence of the model RefSeq protein was modified relative to this genomic sequence to represent the inferred CDS: inserted 2 bases in 1 codon) produces the protein MEAIASQLGNGRDASSSPNSKQELQPYQGSNTLKPNQVGETSLYGVPIVSLVIDGQERLCLAQISNTLLKNYSYNEIHNRRVALGITCVQCTPVQLEILRRAGAMPISSRRCGMITKREAERLCKSFLGEHKPPKLPENFAFDVVHECAWGSRGSFIPARYNSSRAKCIKCGYCSMYFSPNKFIFHSHRTPDSKYTQPDAANFNSWRRHLKLSDKTATEELSHAWEDVKAMFNGGTRKRTFSLQGPAAAGSPAAKAAALHPPPPAGPELPPAHKSLRCGAAGQEPGAERGPLGLPGAPGGAAGPHGGAGAGRSYPVIPVPSKGFGMLQKLPPPLFPHPYGFPAAAAAFGLCPKKQEDALGGAGGGEAAKGGALPPGMFWGPPHPPQPAQPPHPPGAAKDAGVYPSFPVFWPAAGSLPVPPYPAQGPAKAAATAVVVAAAAAAAAAAGXGGGAEPEGSEPSGSGRSSATPQDGAGAEAERCPSALSRAAGDEERSGDEALLGPLPLPRKGSYLSAFRPVVKDAESIAKLYGTREAFGGARGPGYLSPDFLSEGGSSYRSLSPGGDTAEEPEVDVESNRFPEDEDDDEEDAAAAAPPAPPPDGREPPPPRLLPGPEEPPPPAERRDEKAGEQAAEEGERQPEGSPERSGSAYEVYAAERGEHLQPLKAAASAGAPAAFLRTPEAKEQDKEDNHSAAEDLEPRKSYQDQRNVSHPSPVNTERGEDPLAMDVAGTHLVEKDIENLARDELQKLVLEQMELRKKLERDFQSLKDNFQDQMKRELAYREEMVQQLQIVRDTLCNELDQERKARYAIQQKLKEAHDALHHFSCKMLTPRHCTGNCSFKPPLLPQ, from the exons ATGGAGGCGATCGCCAGTCAGCTGGGAAATGGGAGAGACGCAAGCTCCTCCCCAAATTCAAAGCAAGAGCTGCAGCCGTACCAGGGCTCCAATACCCTCAAGCCCAACCAAGTGGGTGAGACCTCTCTGTACGGCGTGCCCATCGTGTCCCTGGTCATCGACGGGCAGGAGCGGCTGTGCCTGGCGCAGATCTCCAACACGCTGCTCAAGAACTACAGCTACAATGAGATCCACAACCGGCGGGTGGCCCTGGGCATCACCTGCGTGCAGTGCACACCCGTGCAGCTGGAGATCCTCCGGCGGGCCGGGGCCATGCCCATCTCCTCCCGCCGCTGCGGCATGATCACCAAGCGGGAGGCGGAGCGGCTCTGCAAGTCCTTCCTGGGCGAGCACAAGCCGCCCAAGCTGCCCGAGAACTTCGCCTTCGACGTGGTGCACGAGTGCGCCTGGGGCTCGCGGGGCAGCTTCATCCCCGCCCGCTACAACAGCTCCCGGGCCAAGTGCATCAAGTGCGGCTACTGCAGCATGTACTTCTCCCCCAACAAGTTCATCTTCCACTCCCACCGCACGCCGGACTCCAAGTACACGCAGCCCGACGCCGCCAACTTCAACTCGTGGCGCCGCCACCTCAAGCTCAGCGACAAGACGGCCACGGAGGAGCTGTCGCACGCCTGGGAGGACGTCAAGGCCATGTTCAACGGCGGCACCCGCAAGAGGACCTTCTCCCTGCagggccccgccgccgccggctCCCCGGCCGCCAAAGCCGCCGCGCTGcacccgccgccgcccgcgggCCCCGAGCTGCCCCCGGCGCACAAGAGCCTGCggtgcggggcggcggggcagGAGCCGGGGGCCGAGCGGGGCCCGCTGGGGCTGCCGGGGGCTcccggcggggccgcggggccgcacggcggggcgggcgcggggcgcAGCTACCCGGTCATCCCGGTCCCCAGCAAGGGCTTCGGGATGCTGCAGAAACTGCCCCCGCCGCTCTTCCCGCACCCCTACGGcttccccgccgccgccgccgccttcgGACTGTGCCCCAAGAAGCAGGAGGACGCGctgggcggcgcggggggcggcgaGGCGGCCAAGGGCGGCGCGCTGCCCCCCGGCATGTTCTGGGGGCCCCCGCACCCCCCGCAGCCCGCGCAGCCGCCGCACCCGCCCGGCGCCGCCAAGGACGCGGGGGTTTACCCCTCGTTCCCGGTGTTCTGGCCGGCCGCGGGCAGCCTCCCGGTGCCGCCCTACCCCGCGCAGGGCCCGGCCAAGGCCGCGGCTACCGCCGTcgtggtggcggcggcggcggcggctgcggcggcggcggg gggggggggggccgaGCCGGAGGGCTCGGAGCCGTCGGGGAGCGGCAGGAGCAGCGCGACCCCGCAGGACGGAGCCGGCGCCGAGGCCGAGCGCTGCCCCAGCGCGCTGTCGCGGGCGGCGGGCGACGAGGAGCGCTCCGGGGACGAGGCGCTGCTCGGCCCGCTGCCCCTGCCCAGGAAGGGCAGCTACCTCTCGGCTTTCCGCCCCGTGGTGAAGGACGCCGAGAGCATCGCCAAGCTCTACGGCACCCGGGAGGCGTTCGGCGGCGCCCGCGGGCCCGGCTACCTCTCCCCGGACTTCCTCAGCGAGGGCGGCTCCAGCTACCGCTCGCTCTCCCCCGGCGGGGACACGGCCGAGGAGCCCGAGGTCGACGTGGAGTCCAACCGCTTCCCGGAGGACGAGGACGACGACGAGGAggacgccgccgccgccgcgccccccGCTCCTCCCCCCGACGGCCGGgagcccccgccgccccggctgCTGCCCGGCCCcgaggagccgccgccgcccgccgagCGCCGCGACGAGAAAGCGGGCGAGCAGGCGGCCGAGGAGGGCGAGCGGCAGCCCGAAGGCAGCCCCGAGCGCAGCGGCAGCGCCTACGAG GTGTACGCGGCGGAGAGGGGGGAGCACCTGCAGCCGCTGAAAGCCGCCGCCTCGGCGGGCGCCCCGGCCGCCTTTCTCCGCACCCCCGAGGCGAAGG AGCAAGATAAAGAAGACAATCACTCCGCGGCAGAGGATTTAGAGCCCAGAAAATCCTATCAGGACCAAAGGAACGTCTCGCATCCCAGCCCTGTAAATACCGAGAGAG gaGAGGACCCGCTGGCCATGGACGTGGCCGGGACGCacctggtggagaaggacatcGAGAACCTGGCCCGAG acGAGTTGCAAAAACTGGTCCTGGAGCAAATGGAGTTAAggaaaaagctggagagggacttccAGAGCCTGAAAG ATAATTTCCAGGACCAGATGAAACGGGAGCTGGCGTACCGGGAGGAGAtggtgcagcagctgcagatcGTCCGAG ACACGCTGTGCAACGAGCTGGACCAGGAGAGGAAAGCGCGTTACGCCATCCAGCAGAAGTTAAAAG AAGCCCACGACGCGCTGCATCACTTCTCGTGCAAGATGCTGACCCCGCGGCACTGCACGGGGAACTGCTCCTTCAAACCGCCGCTGCtgccccagtga